The Nitrospiraceae bacterium genome has a window encoding:
- a CDS encoding c-type cytochrome, translated as MNGKMRRVVVSCAVVAVVGVLSIPRLLFGADETRAKELIQQACVQCHRLEGGAESRFNLRAPDLIWAGSKYQRTWLTRWLTGKEAPLYAKGYRWDMSEGAVKHPVVSEAEANAIADYFEKYNKDPRVKIGAFDVSKVSKYEASFGAVAYKAHACLGCHTIEENGKLIGGQQSAALQNSGQRYNLDWLYRFGQNPQDFIIHTGEFLADATDPQLRAVIGYLATQGVPDFKYYEPWTSEEFGKASVGRGKVIYKEYCMQCHGAKGKGDGPAAATLEPKPAIHANINFEQVPTEYLYNMVNYGGAAMGKSANMPYWGLTIGQQGVADVMAYLKATFKGQQ; from the coding sequence ATGAACGGAAAGATGCGACGAGTGGTTGTGAGCTGTGCAGTGGTGGCGGTGGTGGGCGTGCTGTCGATTCCACGGCTGCTGTTCGGCGCCGACGAAACCCGCGCCAAGGAACTGATCCAACAGGCCTGCGTGCAATGTCACCGCCTGGAGGGGGGAGCGGAATCACGCTTCAACTTGCGGGCGCCGGACCTCATCTGGGCCGGCAGCAAATATCAGAGGACCTGGCTGACTCGATGGCTGACCGGGAAGGAAGCTCCGTTGTATGCGAAAGGCTACCGCTGGGATATGAGCGAGGGGGCCGTGAAGCATCCGGTGGTGAGCGAGGCAGAGGCCAACGCCATTGCCGATTATTTTGAAAAGTACAACAAGGATCCTCGCGTCAAAATCGGCGCGTTCGATGTCAGCAAGGTTTCCAAGTACGAAGCGTCGTTCGGGGCGGTGGCATACAAGGCCCATGCATGTCTCGGTTGCCATACGATCGAAGAGAACGGCAAGTTGATCGGTGGGCAACAGAGCGCCGCCTTGCAGAATTCCGGTCAGCGCTACAACCTGGATTGGCTCTACCGGTTCGGCCAGAATCCGCAGGATTTCATCATCCACACGGGCGAATTTCTCGCGGATGCCACCGATCCGCAATTGCGCGCGGTCATCGGTTATTTGGCGACGCAGGGCGTGCCGGACTTCAAATATTATGAGCCATGGACCAGCGAAGAGTTCGGGAAGGCCAGTGTCGGCCGCGGCAAGGTGATTTACAAGGAGTACTGCATGCAGTGTCATGGCGCGAAGGGCAAGGGCGACGGTCCCGCCGCGGCCACCCTCGAGCCCAAGCCGGCCATCCATGCGAATATCAATTTCGAGCAGGTGCCGACGGAGTACCTCTACAACATGGTCAACTACGGCGGCGCCGCGATGGGAAAATCCGCCAACATGCCCTATTGGGGCTTGACCATCGGGCAGCAGGGCGTCGCCGACGTGATGGCCTATCTGAAAGCGACATTTAAGGGGCAGCAGTAG
- a CDS encoding DsrE family protein, translated as MATFIISGSRGTDDPTMATLPFMAAKTAKEQGHDVVLWLWNEAVTLGRKGTADHITGVNLTPVKDLLAAVQAANIPIWVCGACAVARQIGQGDLVAGATIKGMPDYIKAVAERDRTVAF; from the coding sequence GTGGCGACGTTTATTATATCGGGCAGTCGAGGCACTGATGATCCCACCATGGCGACCTTGCCGTTCATGGCGGCGAAAACGGCAAAGGAGCAGGGCCACGATGTCGTGTTGTGGTTATGGAACGAGGCCGTGACTCTGGGACGCAAGGGGACGGCCGATCACATCACGGGTGTAAATCTCACGCCTGTGAAGGATCTACTGGCAGCGGTTCAGGCAGCCAATATTCCGATTTGGGTCTGCGGCGCCTGCGCGGTCGCCCGGCAAATCGGACAGGGAGATTTGGTCGCAGGCGCGACCATCAAAGGGATGCCGGACTACATCAAGGCGGTGGCGGAGCGCGATCGAACCGTTGCCTTCTAG
- a CDS encoding pyruvate synthase, with product MWQRETFKKIKQIPREEHVVAGTALCAGCGGLEALRLAAKVLGDHVVYVNAAGCFTLLTAYPFTPFKGSWLYTTMGSAPAGAQGVRDALDVLIAKGRLPKEEDLKVVVLGGDGSTYDMALSSTSGALYRGLDFYYVCYDNEAYGNTGMQLSSSTPYGARTATSPCSLQHPAGAAQEKKDIFEIWRAHKPPYIATVAPRYPLDLEEKFARAATVTGPKMFLALSACPTGWLYDPGETPEVAKLAVETGLWPLKEAVNGLVTHTYMPKRKPVEEYLKRQGRFRHLFEPVRQEAAIRHIQERVDEYWKRVTAETA from the coding sequence ATGTGGCAGCGCGAGACGTTCAAGAAGATCAAACAGATTCCCCGCGAGGAGCATGTCGTAGCCGGGACGGCGCTCTGTGCCGGATGCGGCGGCTTGGAAGCACTGCGGCTCGCGGCGAAGGTGTTGGGCGATCACGTCGTCTATGTGAACGCGGCGGGTTGCTTCACGTTGCTGACGGCCTACCCCTTCACGCCGTTCAAGGGCTCGTGGTTGTACACGACGATGGGATCGGCCCCGGCCGGTGCGCAGGGCGTGCGGGATGCGCTGGACGTCTTGATCGCCAAAGGCCGGCTGCCGAAAGAGGAGGATCTCAAGGTGGTTGTCCTGGGGGGCGATGGATCGACCTATGATATGGCGCTCTCCTCCACGTCCGGCGCCCTGTATCGGGGGTTGGATTTTTATTACGTCTGCTACGACAACGAGGCCTACGGGAACACCGGAATGCAACTGTCTTCGTCGACTCCCTATGGCGCGAGGACGGCAACGTCTCCTTGCAGCCTCCAACATCCGGCCGGCGCGGCGCAGGAGAAGAAGGACATCTTCGAGATTTGGCGGGCCCATAAACCGCCCTATATTGCGACTGTCGCCCCACGCTACCCGTTGGATCTGGAGGAAAAGTTCGCGCGCGCGGCCACGGTCACCGGCCCCAAAATGTTCCTGGCACTCTCGGCCTGTCCGACCGGCTGGCTCTACGATCCGGGAGAGACGCCGGAGGTTGCGAAGCTTGCGGTGGAGACCGGGCTCTGGCCGTTGAAGGAAGCGGTCAACGGCCTCGTGACCCACACCTATATGCCGAAGCGCAAGCCGGTGGAGGAGTATCTGAAGCGGCAGGGACGGTTTCGGCACCTCTTCGAGCCGGTCCGGCAAGAGGCGGCGATCCGACATATCCAAGAACGAGTGGACGAATATTGGAAGCGGGTCACGGCGGAGACAGCATGA
- a CDS encoding cytochrome c, whose translation MKVFSVLSGLCLVMLCSTWAVGQVHRGNPREGQVIYQTNCLRCHGEKLDGKGPDGLYLIVRPADLRSINTRTKTDWELLITISNGVLFSPMHGFRGKLTDQQMLDVLSYIRSVAPPDFAS comes from the coding sequence ATGAAGGTGTTCAGCGTCCTGAGCGGTCTCTGTCTCGTCATGCTATGCAGCACTTGGGCGGTCGGCCAGGTGCACCGTGGAAATCCACGGGAGGGACAAGTGATCTATCAGACCAATTGCCTGCGCTGCCATGGAGAAAAGCTCGACGGCAAGGGCCCGGACGGCCTGTATCTGATCGTTCGGCCCGCCGATCTTCGGTCGATCAACACACGGACCAAGACCGACTGGGAATTGTTGATCACCATCTCCAACGGCGTCCTGTTCAGCCCGATGCACGGATTTCGAGGCAAACTGACGGACCAACAGATGCTCGACGTGCTGTCCTATATTCGGTCGGTCGCACCGCCCGACTTCGCCAGTTAG
- a CDS encoding pyruvate synthase, translating into MAGEMMTGNLAAAWGARLAEVDYIPAFPITPQTEIVEALSRWCDNGELAARFVTLDSEHSMLTAAGAAEATGARVFTATSSQGLLYAFELLYSVAGWRTPLVLVNVSRALAAPITLEPDHNDVLAARDSGFIQIHAETCQEVVDSVLMAYRIGEDERVMLPVLVNLDGFYLSFTREPVLLPELDQVRRYLPPFRPAHLGFKASSPHALGTAVIGGSLYSYFRHQLHLASMNVLSVHEEAAVEFERLFGRRYGVVEGYRLEDAEDVLVMTNAFASRGKAAVDRARAEGRRVGLLRVRLIRPWPADAIRRALSGRRAAAVLDQNLAPGQGGILFQEVAACLYHEPDRPKALCSFIGGLGGKNISEGEFEAIFEQTADAGASSRGIGPVLLYTEAEHQEMVEMQRLAGAAKREGAEG; encoded by the coding sequence GTGGCGGGCGAAATGATGACCGGCAATCTGGCGGCTGCCTGGGGGGCGCGTCTCGCCGAGGTGGATTACATCCCGGCCTTTCCCATTACGCCCCAAACGGAAATCGTCGAGGCGTTGTCGAGGTGGTGCGATAACGGGGAACTGGCCGCTCGGTTCGTCACGCTGGATTCCGAGCATTCCATGCTCACCGCCGCCGGTGCCGCCGAAGCGACGGGAGCACGCGTGTTCACCGCAACCTCGAGCCAAGGGTTGCTCTATGCGTTCGAACTGCTCTATTCCGTGGCGGGGTGGCGGACGCCCTTGGTATTGGTCAATGTCTCGCGGGCGCTGGCCGCGCCGATCACGCTGGAGCCGGACCACAATGATGTGTTGGCGGCTCGGGATTCGGGGTTTATTCAGATCCACGCCGAGACATGCCAGGAGGTGGTGGATTCCGTTCTCATGGCCTACCGCATCGGGGAGGATGAACGGGTGATGCTGCCGGTACTCGTGAACCTTGACGGGTTCTACCTGTCGTTCACACGCGAGCCCGTGCTCTTGCCGGAACTCGACCAAGTTAGACGCTATCTGCCTCCCTTTAGACCGGCCCATCTGGGATTCAAGGCCTCGTCGCCCCACGCGCTGGGAACAGCAGTCATCGGCGGCAGTCTCTACAGTTATTTCCGTCATCAACTGCACCTCGCGTCGATGAACGTCCTGTCGGTGCATGAGGAAGCTGCGGTGGAATTCGAACGGCTGTTCGGTCGTCGGTATGGCGTGGTGGAAGGCTATCGGCTGGAAGATGCTGAGGATGTGTTGGTGATGACCAATGCGTTCGCCAGCCGAGGGAAAGCGGCAGTGGATCGGGCCAGGGCGGAAGGACGACGGGTCGGGCTGCTCCGTGTGCGCCTCATCCGGCCCTGGCCGGCAGATGCCATCAGGCGGGCCTTGAGCGGCCGTCGCGCTGCCGCGGTGTTGGATCAGAACCTTGCACCGGGGCAGGGGGGCATTCTCTTTCAGGAGGTGGCCGCTTGCTTGTATCATGAACCTGATCGCCCCAAGGCGCTGTGCTCGTTCATCGGCGGGCTTGGGGGGAAGAATATTTCGGAAGGCGAGTTCGAGGCGATTTTCGAGCAGACCGCCGACGCGGGTGCGAGCAGTCGGGGAATCGGACCGGTGTTGCTCTACACTGAAGCCGAACATCAGGAGATGGTGGAAATGCAGCGGCTCGCGGGAGCCGCGAAGCGTGAAGGGGCCGAAGGATGA
- a CDS encoding 2-oxoacid:acceptor oxidoreductase family protein: protein MRFHGRGGQGAKTASRILGTAAFLSGFQAQDAPIYGAERRGAPVAAFTRIARRPIRERGVIAHPDLVVVADASLISDPTAHVMDGIRSDTAVFVNSPLSKSQVWEGGSFPGPIMMLDLTGVALERLGKREAISALLGAVAARVVGVDEASLRGAIGRELTDLGVSAEAIERNQAAADFCYRSLTPAPLPAGSAGQGAKTRLQTPVYESPTLGTAHIGASANSVLRETGGWRTFRPVLIPNKCNGCWLCFAFCPDGVIAMTAEDKPVIDYDHCKGCQICVQECPTHALVAEREQEGAAAWRAK from the coding sequence GTGCGGTTTCATGGGCGAGGGGGGCAGGGCGCCAAGACCGCCAGCCGGATTCTCGGGACGGCGGCGTTTCTGTCCGGATTCCAAGCCCAGGACGCCCCGATCTATGGAGCCGAGCGCCGGGGCGCACCGGTGGCCGCCTTCACACGTATCGCGCGGAGGCCGATCAGGGAGCGTGGAGTCATTGCGCACCCGGACCTCGTGGTGGTCGCCGATGCCTCGCTGATCAGCGATCCCACCGCGCATGTGATGGATGGGATCAGATCGGATACCGCCGTCTTCGTGAATTCGCCGCTGAGCAAGAGCCAAGTGTGGGAGGGTGGGTCGTTCCCCGGCCCCATCATGATGTTGGACCTGACCGGCGTCGCGTTGGAACGGCTCGGTAAACGCGAGGCCATCAGCGCGCTGTTGGGCGCGGTGGCGGCTCGGGTGGTCGGGGTGGACGAAGCGTCCCTGCGCGGGGCGATCGGACGGGAACTGACTGACCTCGGCGTGAGCGCGGAAGCAATCGAGCGAAATCAAGCCGCGGCCGACTTCTGTTATCGATCACTCACGCCTGCGCCCTTACCGGCAGGCAGTGCGGGGCAGGGCGCCAAGACCCGGTTGCAGACGCCGGTCTATGAGTCGCCGACCCTGGGTACCGCCCATATCGGCGCGTCCGCCAATTCGGTCCTGCGCGAAACAGGAGGGTGGCGGACGTTTCGCCCTGTTCTCATTCCAAACAAATGTAACGGCTGCTGGCTCTGCTTTGCGTTTTGTCCGGACGGAGTGATTGCGATGACGGCGGAGGATAAGCCGGTCATCGACTACGACCATTGCAAAGGCTGCCAGATCTGTGTGCAAGAATGCCCGACTCATGCGCTGGTGGCCGAGCGGGAGCAGGAGGGAGCGGCGGCGTGGCGGGCGAAATGA
- a CDS encoding YtxH domain-containing protein → MAGQNDGCSGVELSLAFLSGAIIGGVAAILYAPKSGEETRTALRGYARRTEEEVLDKAREIKGELTQTLDEAKRYLKETEATIQAALVAGKEAFKKERAERS, encoded by the coding sequence ATGGCCGGCCAGAATGACGGTTGTTCAGGGGTGGAATTGTCGTTGGCTTTTCTGAGCGGCGCCATCATCGGAGGGGTGGCGGCCATCCTCTATGCACCGAAGTCCGGCGAGGAGACTCGCACGGCGTTACGTGGGTATGCCCGCAGGACCGAGGAAGAAGTGCTCGATAAGGCGCGTGAGATTAAAGGTGAATTGACGCAGACCCTGGATGAGGCCAAGCGATACCTGAAGGAGACCGAGGCGACGATCCAGGCGGCATTGGTCGCCGGCAAGGAAGCCTTCAAGAAGGAGCGCGCCGAAAGGTCCTAG
- a CDS encoding NrdH-redoxin, protein MTSKRPWCSNIGRLPALLLLTTFWSIASVAAPAVEMEVFVREGCPRCSAAEAFLAGLTGKRPELLVQYRDVGRDPPMLARLRQLAAERHISQVGLPAFFIRDRLIVGYQDEVSTGARLLELLDHVTNEAMPNKVEACRVEPREGCAAPADADQGISLPWIGRTTVRDVGLPLFTIAIGLLDGFNPCAMWVLLFLLSLLVSLRNRYTMALVAGTFVVVSGLVYFAFMAAWLNLFLVIGLSRGIQLVLGTMALVIGAINVKDFYAFRRGLTLTIPERAKPGLFARLRDIVQAEHLVGALIGVTVLAILVNVVELLCTAGFPALYTQILTMQQLPAWHYYGYLALYNLAYIFDDAAMVTITVITLSHRKLAEREGRWLKLAGGAVMIGLGLILLVKPNLLV, encoded by the coding sequence GTGACCTCGAAGCGACCCTGGTGCAGCAACATCGGTCGCCTGCCGGCACTTCTGTTGCTCACCACCTTCTGGTCCATCGCATCGGTTGCTGCCCCGGCAGTCGAGATGGAAGTGTTCGTGCGCGAAGGTTGTCCACGCTGTTCGGCCGCGGAAGCATTCCTCGCCGGACTGACAGGCAAACGGCCGGAGCTGCTGGTGCAGTATCGAGATGTGGGACGAGACCCACCGATGCTCGCCCGGCTCCGGCAACTCGCGGCCGAACGACACATCAGCCAGGTAGGCCTACCGGCGTTCTTCATCCGCGACCGGTTGATCGTGGGCTATCAGGACGAGGTCAGCACCGGCGCCCGGCTGCTCGAGCTGTTGGACCACGTCACGAACGAGGCGATGCCGAACAAGGTTGAGGCCTGCAGGGTCGAACCCCGTGAGGGTTGCGCTGCGCCGGCGGATGCCGACCAGGGTATTTCACTGCCCTGGATCGGCCGGACCACGGTACGAGACGTCGGACTCCCGCTGTTTACGATCGCCATCGGGTTACTCGACGGCTTCAATCCTTGTGCCATGTGGGTGCTGCTGTTTCTCCTCTCGCTCCTGGTCTCGCTTCGGAACCGATACACCATGGCCCTGGTGGCGGGTACGTTCGTGGTGGTCAGCGGGTTGGTTTATTTTGCTTTCATGGCGGCGTGGTTGAATCTGTTTCTCGTGATCGGGCTTTCGCGCGGCATCCAACTTGTGCTGGGCACCATGGCGTTGGTGATCGGCGCGATCAATGTAAAAGATTTCTATGCCTTCCGGCGGGGCCTCACCCTGACTATTCCCGAACGCGCGAAGCCCGGGCTCTTCGCGCGCCTGCGAGACATCGTGCAAGCGGAGCACCTCGTCGGGGCCTTGATCGGCGTGACGGTGCTGGCGATCCTGGTCAACGTGGTCGAACTCCTCTGTACCGCCGGCTTTCCGGCCCTCTACACACAGATCCTGACGATGCAGCAACTTCCGGCCTGGCACTATTATGGATATTTGGCCCTTTACAACCTCGCCTATATATTCGACGATGCGGCGATGGTCACCATCACCGTCATCACCCTCAGCCACCGGAAGTTGGCCGAACGCGAAGGCCGGTGGTTGAAACTGGCCGGCGGCGCCGTCATGATCGGGCTCGGCCTCATCCTCCTCGTGAAACCGAATCTCCTCGTCTAG
- a CDS encoding cytochrome c, translated as MTATTRGWKGICAGVIAAAVAATGCAESGPKPRRDEPPAVHLPDVRTPVALGNDAHKEHRAVMLQHLETIQAIVAALADEDYQLAKGLTESHLGFFMHRQAMARQEPQNFPPTYHDLAMAHHEAAEKMAEAMPSRDLKKILPEFNNVLKACVACHLEFKVVDRS; from the coding sequence ATGACGGCAACAACGAGAGGATGGAAGGGAATCTGCGCCGGGGTGATCGCCGCGGCGGTTGCAGCGACCGGTTGTGCCGAGAGCGGCCCCAAACCGCGCCGGGACGAACCTCCGGCCGTGCACCTTCCCGATGTCAGGACGCCGGTGGCGCTTGGGAACGATGCGCACAAAGAGCATCGCGCCGTGATGCTGCAACATCTGGAAACGATTCAGGCGATCGTGGCGGCGCTGGCCGATGAGGACTATCAGCTTGCCAAGGGGCTTACCGAATCGCATCTCGGTTTCTTCATGCATCGCCAGGCTATGGCTCGCCAGGAGCCGCAGAACTTTCCGCCTACCTACCATGATCTGGCGATGGCGCATCACGAAGCGGCCGAGAAGATGGCCGAGGCCATGCCGTCCCGTGATTTGAAGAAAATCCTGCCGGAGTTCAACAATGTCCTTAAGGCTTGCGTGGCTTGCCATCTGGAATTTAAAGTCGTCGACCGTTCGTAA
- a CDS encoding hemerythrin domain-containing protein, which produces MSDPTISHYFEQDHDRLDALFTAFQQYKRSDFSKAKAAFVEFKIGLQRHIVWEEDILFPKWEENSGMAEGGPTQVMRSEHQLIGQCLEAIHRKVQEQNPDSDGDEGRLLQVLKVHNMKEERILYPSIDQVISESERAEIYRAMKEVPEERYRTCCGTER; this is translated from the coding sequence ATGTCGGATCCGACTATCAGCCACTACTTTGAACAGGACCACGATCGTCTCGATGCTCTGTTCACTGCATTTCAACAATACAAGCGTTCTGATTTTTCCAAGGCCAAGGCGGCGTTCGTGGAATTCAAGATCGGACTGCAGCGCCATATCGTCTGGGAGGAGGACATTCTGTTTCCCAAGTGGGAGGAGAATTCCGGTATGGCGGAAGGCGGACCGACGCAGGTCATGCGGAGCGAGCATCAGCTGATCGGCCAGTGCCTCGAGGCGATCCATCGAAAGGTGCAGGAGCAGAATCCTGACAGTGACGGCGATGAGGGCAGGTTGTTGCAAGTGCTCAAAGTGCACAACATGAAAGAAGAGCGCATCCTCTATCCCTCCATCGACCAAGTCATCAGCGAATCTGAACGGGCGGAGATCTATCGTGCCATGAAGGAGGTGCCGGAAGAACGGTATCGCACCTGTTGCGGCACGGAACGGTAG
- a CDS encoding c-type cytochrome, with the protein MNGKRPVAAPLWYLGISAVLAFPLAAMADMHDMMRPRVAPEHLAEAQALQNPLPASAEVVAAGKALYRGKGTCVNCHGPEGAGDGPVAAALNPSPRNFQHHGFWRHRTDGEVFWVVKHGSTGTSMIGFGDQLTDEEIWSIIRYEQTFSAEHGGHHGMPGGGMGGHGGMGGQGRMGMGPE; encoded by the coding sequence ATGAATGGAAAGCGGCCGGTTGCAGCCCCTCTGTGGTACTTGGGCATCAGCGCGGTGCTGGCATTCCCGCTCGCCGCTATGGCGGACATGCACGACATGATGCGGCCCCGAGTGGCGCCGGAACATCTTGCGGAAGCGCAGGCCCTGCAAAATCCCCTGCCGGCCTCGGCGGAGGTAGTGGCGGCTGGAAAGGCTCTGTACCGCGGCAAGGGAACCTGTGTGAATTGTCACGGCCCTGAGGGCGCGGGGGACGGGCCGGTTGCCGCGGCCCTGAACCCCTCGCCGAGAAACTTCCAACACCACGGGTTTTGGCGGCACCGCACCGATGGCGAAGTCTTTTGGGTCGTCAAGCACGGGTCTACCGGCACGTCCATGATCGGGTTCGGCGACCAGCTGACCGATGAAGAGATCTGGAGCATCATCCGGTATGAACAGACCTTTTCCGCAGAGCATGGCGGTCACCATGGCATGCCGGGAGGCGGGATGGGCGGTCACGGCGGCATGGGAGGGCAGGGACGGATGGGCATGGGGCCCGAATGA
- a CDS encoding GNAT family N-acetyltransferase yields MQRMRPRYLPPLPDEPLETGRALLRDGTTVLLRPSEPSDAGAFERFVSQLSPESRRHRFFSENAPPPDTLRPLCESSHPDQRMTLLALREQDGALQIVGAGSYFMRDRTTAEVAFAVADSLRGQGLGTILLERMALLALRHGFTRLWAVTHADNLAMREVFDESGFSVHEHIEGGDIEVDLSLAPSEATAQRADWRERIATAASLGPLLHPTSVAIVGASRDPHSIGYRLLDAARSNDFHGRLYPINPHASTIGGLQAYPSLRALPEPVDLAVIAVPHDIVPKVVEECALSGVRALVVISSGFAEVGTEGKRRQDALLEAVRRHGMRMVGPNCFGILNTNSAVHLNATFTSVFPRPGRIAMSSQSGALGLALLAATDRLQLGISTFVSVGNKADVSLNDLLQYWENDPATGIILLYAESFGNPRKFARIAKRVARQKPIIALKAGRTSSGRRAAGSHTAALAADNVAVDALFRQTGIVRAENLEELFALALGFSEQPLPRGRRVGILTNAGGPGILCADACEAGGLTVPTLSDETQSRLRSFLPAAAALQNPVDLIASASSEQYQEAIHTLLASPELDALIVLYIAVTATDTEPIADGIRKGILQARTQQADGKPVYIVWMAEADRDRRFMLLNETIPTFALPELPARVLGRAADYVEWRRSPPGMIPDFDDLQTEAARACCRDALTQRGPGWLTVTETRRVLESFGLPVPSGGVAKTADEAAAIAERIGFPVAAKLASHRIVHKTEVGGVRLNLPDGRAVRDAFEAIRARLAQDDTLDGMEGVLVQPMVKSGVEVMAGMTQDPSFGPLLGFGLGGIHVEILGDVQFRVTPLTEVDAADMVKSIKGRRLLEGYRGHPAADIGALEELLLRLSRLVEEIPEIVELDLNPIFALPPGQGCLIADARIRIGTPA; encoded by the coding sequence ATGCAACGGATGCGACCACGATATCTGCCGCCTCTCCCGGATGAACCGCTCGAGACCGGCCGCGCGCTGCTCCGGGACGGCACGACGGTGCTGCTTCGCCCGTCCGAGCCGAGCGACGCCGGCGCCTTCGAGAGATTCGTATCCCAGCTCTCGCCCGAATCTCGCCGGCACCGTTTCTTTTCCGAAAATGCGCCGCCGCCCGACACGCTTCGACCGCTCTGCGAGTCTTCCCATCCCGATCAACGTATGACCCTGCTGGCGCTCCGCGAACAGGACGGCGCTTTGCAGATCGTCGGGGCCGGTTCCTACTTCATGCGTGACCGCACGACCGCTGAGGTCGCCTTTGCGGTGGCCGACAGCCTGCGCGGTCAAGGGCTCGGAACCATTCTGCTCGAACGGATGGCGCTCCTGGCGCTGCGGCACGGATTCACCAGGCTCTGGGCCGTCACCCATGCCGACAATCTGGCCATGCGCGAGGTGTTCGACGAGTCAGGGTTTTCGGTCCATGAGCACATCGAAGGCGGCGATATCGAAGTCGACCTCTCCTTGGCGCCGAGCGAAGCCACGGCACAACGGGCGGACTGGCGGGAACGTATCGCCACCGCCGCCTCGCTCGGCCCGTTGCTCCATCCGACGTCGGTCGCGATTGTCGGCGCGTCACGCGATCCGCACAGCATCGGGTACCGCCTTCTGGATGCCGCGCGCAGCAATGATTTTCACGGCCGTCTCTACCCGATCAATCCTCACGCCTCGACCATCGGCGGGCTGCAGGCCTATCCGTCCCTCCGAGCCCTGCCGGAGCCGGTCGACTTGGCCGTCATCGCGGTGCCCCACGACATCGTACCGAAAGTGGTCGAGGAATGCGCGCTGTCGGGAGTGCGGGCACTCGTCGTCATCTCGTCGGGCTTCGCTGAAGTCGGTACGGAGGGCAAGCGCCGGCAGGATGCGCTGTTGGAAGCCGTGCGCCGGCACGGCATGCGCATGGTCGGTCCCAATTGCTTCGGCATCTTGAACACAAACTCGGCCGTTCATCTGAATGCGACGTTCACCTCGGTCTTCCCCCGCCCGGGACGCATCGCGATGTCATCGCAAAGCGGAGCCTTGGGGTTGGCCCTGCTTGCGGCCACCGATCGGCTGCAGCTCGGCATTTCGACCTTCGTGAGCGTCGGCAACAAGGCCGACGTGTCGTTGAACGACCTGTTGCAGTATTGGGAAAACGATCCCGCCACCGGCATCATCTTGCTGTACGCCGAATCCTTCGGCAACCCGCGCAAGTTCGCCCGCATCGCCAAACGGGTCGCGAGGCAGAAGCCGATCATCGCCCTCAAAGCGGGCCGGACGTCCTCGGGGCGGCGAGCGGCAGGCTCCCATACCGCTGCGCTCGCGGCCGACAACGTTGCAGTCGACGCGCTGTTCCGTCAAACGGGAATCGTGCGGGCTGAGAATCTGGAAGAGCTGTTCGCACTTGCGCTTGGGTTTTCCGAGCAGCCGCTTCCCCGAGGACGGCGCGTCGGCATCCTGACCAACGCCGGCGGACCCGGCATCCTCTGCGCCGACGCCTGTGAAGCCGGAGGACTCACAGTGCCCACCCTGTCGGATGAAACGCAATCGCGACTACGATCGTTTCTCCCTGCGGCTGCCGCACTCCAGAATCCGGTCGACCTAATCGCCTCCGCCTCGTCCGAGCAATACCAGGAGGCCATCCACACCCTGCTGGCGTCGCCGGAACTCGATGCGCTGATCGTCCTCTACATCGCCGTCACCGCCACCGATACCGAACCCATCGCCGACGGGATCCGCAAAGGCATCCTGCAGGCGCGCACACAGCAGGCAGACGGGAAACCGGTCTACATCGTCTGGATGGCGGAAGCAGACCGTGATCGGCGCTTCATGCTGCTCAACGAAACGATCCCGACCTTTGCCCTCCCCGAATTGCCCGCACGCGTACTGGGCCGAGCCGCCGACTATGTCGAATGGCGCCGCAGTCCGCCGGGGATGATCCCCGATTTCGACGACCTTCAAACCGAAGCAGCTCGCGCCTGCTGTCGTGATGCCTTGACCCAACGAGGCCCGGGCTGGCTCACCGTCACGGAGACCCGTCGCGTGCTGGAATCCTTCGGGTTACCGGTTCCGAGTGGGGGTGTCGCGAAAACCGCCGACGAGGCCGCTGCCATTGCTGAGCGAATCGGCTTTCCCGTCGCGGCCAAATTGGCGTCGCATCGGATCGTACACAAGACTGAGGTCGGCGGGGTTCGACTCAACCTTCCCGATGGCAGGGCGGTGCGCGACGCATTCGAGGCCATCCGCGCGCGGTTGGCTCAGGACGACACGTTGGACGGGATGGAAGGGGTGCTGGTTCAGCCGATGGTGAAGAGCGGCGTGGAGGTCATGGCTGGCATGACGCAAGATCCATCCTTCGGTCCCTTGCTCGGATTTGGCCTCGGTGGCATCCACGTCGAGATTCTGGGAGACGTCCAATTCAGAGTCACGCCGCTCACCGAAGTCGACGCCGCCGACATGGTGAAGAGCATCAAAGGGCGCAGACTCTTGGAAGGTTATCGCGGCCATCCGGCCGCCGATATCGGCGCGTTGGAAGAGCTGCTACTGCGCTTGTCTCGGCTGGTCGAAGAGATTCCGGAGATTGTGGAGTTGGACCTGAACCCGATCTTTGCCCTGCCGCCGGGGCAAGGATGCCTCATCGCGGATGCAAGAATCAGAATAGGAACACCGGCCTAA